The nucleotide window TATTGTAATCTACTAATTCAATCATTGCCATTTCAGCATTATCACCTAAACGGTTTTCCATTTTGATGATACGGGTGTAACCACCCGGACGGCTTGCAACTTTTTCAGCAACTTCGCGGAACAGGATGCTTACAGCATCTTTATCCTGCAGATAGCTAAATACAGTACGACGTGAGTGAGTAGTATCTGATTTTGATTTAGTGATTAGGGGCTCAACATAAACACGTAGTGCTTTTGCTTTTGCCAGTGTAGTGGTGATACGCTTGTGCAGTATCAGTGAAGTAGCCATGTTGCTCATCATCGCTTTACGATGACTGTCGGTACGGCCTAAGTGGTTAACTTTTTTTCCGTGTCTCATTGTTTTGTTGTTTGTGGCACGTGCATACCGTTGGGCGGCTTTTCAGTCAAGCCCGCGGAATTACGCGATGTTTAGTGACTTGTTAATTAGTGATCAGAGATTAGTCACTGTGTCCTCTCCAATCAATACTTTATAAATAAAAAGAGGTTAGATATTAGCTAATCAACTAATGTCTAACCTCTAATCAGTATTATTCTTCGTCTAACTTGAATTTAGATAGGTTCATACCAAAAGATAAGCCTTTTGATTTAACCAGGTCCTGAATTTCAGTCAATGATTTTTTACCAAAGTTCCTGAATTTCAGCATGTCGGCAACGTCGTATGATACCAGGTCAGCCAGGCTGCGGATATCAGCTGCTTTTAAGCAGTTCAGTGCACGTACAGAAAGGTCAAGGTCAACCAATTCAGTTTTCAGGATTTTGCGCATGTGCAGAATTTCCTCATCAACTTCTTTAGTTTCTTCCTTAGCCTGCGCTTCCAGCATCATATTCTCATCGCTAAACAGCATAAAGTGCTGGATAAGGATCTTAGCTGCTTCTTTCAGCGCATCTTCAGGGTGAATAGAACCATCGGTAGCAATATCCAGAACTAATTTCTCATAGTCGGTTTTTTGCTCCACACGATAGTTTTCGATGGTATATTTTACGTTTTTGATTGGGGTGTAGATAGAATCGATAGCGATAACGCCTACAGCCGCATCAGGGTTTTTATTTTCCTCGCTGGCAATGTAACCGCGGCCTTTATTAACCGTAAGTTCAATTTCCAGTGTAACCGATGTATCCATGTTGCAGATCACCAGGTCGGGATTTAAAACAGTAAAGTTGTTTGAGAATTTGGTGATGTCGCCAGCTTTAAAGGTATCCTGACCGTTGATGATCACAAATACTTTTTCGCTGTCGCCAGATTCGCCTGTTTTCTTCAAA belongs to Mucilaginibacter boryungensis and includes:
- the rplQ gene encoding 50S ribosomal protein L17, giving the protein MRHGKKVNHLGRTDSHRKAMMSNMATSLILHKRITTTLAKAKALRVYVEPLITKSKSDTTHSRRTVFSYLQDKDAVSILFREVAEKVASRPGGYTRIIKMENRLGDNAEMAMIELVDYNTVYTKGDAAVAKKSTRRRGGSGKGKTTEAAPAAEVKAEPVAAVVEEPKAAAPVAEAAAPVVAEEAAPAAEEAPEAPAANEENAEKGE
- a CDS encoding DNA-directed RNA polymerase subunit alpha gives rise to the protein MAILAFQKPDKVIMQKSTDFEGTFEFRPLEPGFGVTIGNALRRILLSSLEGYAITSVRFSGVTHEFSTIKGVVEDVTEIILNLKQVRLKKTGESGDSEKVFVIINGQDTFKAGDITKFSNNFTVLNPDLVICNMDTSVTLEIELTVNKGRGYIASEENKNPDAAVGVIAIDSIYTPIKNVKYTIENYRVEQKTDYEKLVLDIATDGSIHPEDALKEAAKILIQHFMLFSDENMMLEAQAKEETKEVDEEILHMRKILKTELVDLDLSVRALNCLKAADIRSLADLVSYDVADMLKFRNFGKKSLTEIQDLVKSKGLSFGMNLSKFKLDEE